From the genome of Argentina anserina chromosome 4, drPotAnse1.1, whole genome shotgun sequence, one region includes:
- the LOC126789988 gene encoding putative calcium-transporting ATPase 13, plasma membrane-type, which produces MSTSIFSTLHENSGSNLSCVSSSGLGVSKRKWHSAFIAIYCSRAFLSLRPSILAKHTNSTFISRTLSYSIVRVQPVSAPAINGFKADQKCLTDLVKEKNQNQLVEMGGAEELASALNTDVQHGINGDDAEDIARRHEAFGSNTYKKPPTQGFFHFVWEAFKDLTILILLGCAALSLGFGIKEHGLKEGWIDGGSICLAVILVISVSAISNYRQSRQFDKLSKVSNNLQIEAVRNGRRQLISIFEIVVGDVICLKTGDQVPADGLLLEGHSLSVDESSMTGESDHVEISMHENPFLFSGTKIADGYGRMLVTSVGMNTNWGAMMSQISQDTSEKTPLQARLDKLTSSIGKVGLAVAFFVLVVMLVRYFTGNTEDENGNKEYNGSKTKSDDIINAVIGIVAAAVTIVVVAIPEGLPLAVTLTLAYSMKRMMVDNAMVRKLSACETMGSATTICTDKTGTLTMNQMKVTKFWLGKESVEEEAHSSISPYVSELIQEGVALNTTGSVYRPSLESEAEISGSPTEKAILSWAVQGLNMDMEKVVKSCSILHVEAFNSKKKQSGVLVKRNADNSIHVHWKGAAEMILAMCKSYYNASGIVKDMDENEKRKFEQIIQGMAASSLRCIAFAHKQVPEEKRLNADQKYVLNDDGLTLLGLVGLKDPCRQGVKKAVEECQYAGVNVKMITGDNVFTAKAIATECGILRPDQDMFGAVVEGVEFRNYTQEERLEKVEKICVMARSSPFDKLLMVQCLKQKGHVVAVTGDGTNDAPALKEADIGLSMGIQGTEVAKESSDIVIMDDNFASVATVLMWGRCVYNNIQKFIQFQLTVNVAALVINFVAAVSAGQVPLTAVQLLWVNLIMDTLGALALATEKPTKELMEKPPVGRTAPLITNIMWRNLLPQALYQITVLLVLQFKGKAIFGVSDKVKDTLIFNTFVLCQIFNEFNARKLEKKNVFKGIHTNKLFMGIIAVTIVLQVVMVEVLKKFADTERLNWGQWGVCIGIAVISWPIGWLVKSIPVPERPIFSYLKMKKNKHPI; this is translated from the coding sequence ATGAGTACCTCAATCTTCAGTACCCTACATGAAAACTCGGGAAGCAATCTCTCATGTGTTTCGAGTAGTGGTCTTGGCGTCAGCAAAAGAAAGTGGCATTCTGCTTTCATTGCCATATACTGCTCTAGAGCCTTCCTCTCTTTGCGTCCATCTATTCTTGCCAAGCATACCAACTCCACATTCATATCTCGCACGCTCTCGTACTCCATCGTCAGGGTCCAGCCAGTCTCGGCCCCAGCCATTAATGGCTTCAAAGCTGATCAAAAATGCCTCACTGATCTTGTGaaggagaaaaatcaaaaccagCTCGTGGAGATGGGAGGGGCTGAAGAATTGGCATCAGCACTCAATACTGACGTGCAGCATGGAATTAATGGCGACGATGCTGAAGACATTGCTCGCAGACATGAAGCATTTGGTTCCAACACATATAAGAAACCACCAACACAAGGATTCTTCCATTTTGTGTGGGAAGCCTTCAAAGACCTCACTATTCTCATTCTTTTAGGCTGCGCTGCATTGTCTCTTGGTTTCGGTATCAAAGAGCATGGATTAAAAGAAGGTTGGATTGACGGTGGAAGCATTTGTCTCGCGGTCATTCTAGTTATTTCTGTTTCAGCCATAAGCAACTACAGACAAAGCAGACAGTTTGACAAGTTGTCTAAAGTCAGCAACAATCTACAAATTGAGGCTGTGAGAAATGGAAGGCGCCAACTGATATCCATATTTGAAATTGTGGTTGGTGATGTCATCTGCTTGAAGACTGGAGATCAGGTTCCAGCTGATGGATTGCTTCTGGAAGGTCACTCTTTATCAGTAGATGAATCAAGCATGACAGGAGAGAGTGACCATGTTGAGATTAGCATGCACGAGAATCCTTTCTTGTTTTCAGGGACCAAAATCGCTGATGGTTATGGTCGGATGCTCGTCACATCAGTTGGCATGAACACAAATTGGGGTGCAATGATGAGCCAAATCAGCCAAGATACCAGTGAAAAGACACCTCTGCAGGCACGTCTAGACAAGCTAACTTCATCGATAGGTAAAGTTGGTTTGGCTGTTGCTTTCTTTGTGCTTGTAGTCATGTTGGTCCGTTACTTCACTGGTAATACAGAAGATGAGAATGGAAACAAAGAGTACAATGGCAGCAAGACAAAGTCTGATGACATAATAAACGCTGTCATTGGGATTGTAGCAGCTGCTGTTACAATTGTTGTGGTAGCAATTCCAGAAGGACTACCATTAGCTGTGACACTCACTCTTGCTTATTCCATGAAGAGAATGATGGTCGATAACGCAATGGTCCGGAAGCTCTCCGCATGCGAAACCATGGGATCTGCAACAACAATTTGTACCGACAAAACAGGCACTCTGACCATGAACCAGATGAAGGTGACTAAGTTTTGGTTGGGGAAAGAATCTGTGGAAGAAGAAGCTCATTCATCTATCTCTCCTTATGTTTCCGAATTGATCCAAGAAGGGGTTGCTCTCAATACAACTGGTAGTGTGTACAGGCCTAGCTTGGAATCCGAAGCTGAGATTTCTGGCAGTCCAACTGAAAAGGCTATTCTTTCATGGGCCGTACAAGGGTTGAACATGGATATGGAGAAAGTGGTGAAGAGTTGTAGCATTCTCCACGTTGAGGCCTTTAActcaaagaagaaacaaagtgGGGTTCTGGTGAAGAGAAATGCAGACAACTCAATCCATGTACACTGGAAAGGAGCAGCAGAGATGATACTAGCAATGTGCAAAAGTTATTACAATGCCTCTGGAATTGTCAAGGATATggatgaaaatgaaaagaggAAATTTGAGCAGATTATTCAAGGTATGGCAGCTAGCAGCCTCAGATGCATAGCATTTGCGCATAAACAAGTACCAGAAGAAAAGCGACTAAATGCAGACCAGAAATATGTGCTAAATGACGATGGACTGACCCTACTGGGACTTGTAGGTCTTAAGGATCCATGCCGTCAGGGTGTAAAGAAAGCAGTTGAAGAATGTCAATATGCAGGGGTGAATGTCAAGATGATTACTGGTGACAATGTTTTCACTGCAAAAGCAATAGCCACTGAATGTGGGATACTCAGGCCTGATCAGGACATGTTCGGGGCAGTGGTTGAAGGTGTGGAATTCCGCAACTACACGCAAGAAGAGAGACTGGAGAAAGTTGAAAAAATTTGTGTGATGGCAAGGTCTTCGCCTTTTGATAAGCTTCTAATGGTGCAATGCTTGAAACAGAAAGGTCATGTAGTTGCAGTGACTGGTGATGGCACCAATGACGCACCGGCATTAAAAGAAGCTGACATAGGACTTTCTATGGGGATTCAAGGAACAGAAGTTGCTAAAGAGAGCTCGGATATCGTGATCATGGACGATAACTTTGCTTCAGTTGCTACAGTCTTGATGTGGGGGAGATGTGTGTACAACAACATCCAGAAGTTCATTCAATTCCAGCTCACCGTCAATGTTGCAGCTCTTGTGATCAACTTTGTAGCAGCAGTTTCAGCAGGTCAAGTTCCACTAACAGCAGTTCAGTTATTGTGGGTAAACTTGATCATGGACACACTTGGAGCTCTTGCTCTTGCCACAGAAAAACCCACAAAAGAACTTATGGAAAAGCCACCTGTAGGAAGGACGGCACCGCTCATCACAAACATCATGTGGAGGAACCTCTTGCCTCAAGCACTTTACCAGATAACAGTCCTCTTGGTCTTACAGTTCAAGGGTAAAGCAATATTCGGCGTCAGTGATAAGGTAAAGGACACATTGATCTTCAATACTTTTGTGCTTTGCCAGATCTTTAATGAGTTCAACGCAAGAAAGCTAGAGAAGAAGAATGTCTTCAAAGGAATACACACCAACAAGTTGTTTATGGGCATCATTGCGGTGACAATTGTTCTTCAGGTCGTGATGGTGGAGGTTCTCAAGAAATTTGCAGATACAGAGAGGTTGAATTGGGGACAATGGGGTGTATGCATTGGGATTGCAGTCATCTCTTGGCCCATTGGTTGGCTAGTCAAGTCTATACCTGTTCCAGAAAGACCCATTTTCAGCTatctgaagatgaagaaaaataaGCACCCCATATAA